The following proteins are encoded in a genomic region of Flammeovirga pectinis:
- a CDS encoding SulP family inorganic anion transporter, whose translation MGAIQEKLPFLSLIKNYKKAYLTGDLSAGFATGVLLIPQGMAYAVIAGVPVEYGLYASLMAPLLYFFFGSSNKLVIGPAALDSMLLASGMAGIGIALTETAYVEHVLIIVFLAGIFQFIAGNIKLGFIANFFSEPLLKGFTTAAALLIGFSQFKHVLGIDHESSNYFHKNIINMINNWRQFDLLTFGLGISTILMILLLKRFDLSKISTPIVVVIGITLSIVFDLEEYGIHVIGTIPKGLPTFQLLDFSSVNLLEIIPVALVVAIIGFTVSNSISKSVDEPGSKTNPNQEFIALGIANAVGALFGGYQASSSFSRTAINSESGANTRASNLVSTVMIALVLLFMTHVFYYLPKAVLGGIIIAATPSLFSFNYFKNIYFLKKREFVVVIITFLTTVEFGVIIGLSAGLSASVAVFMYHSLYPHMAVLGKIEGTHIHRNILRFESAKEKEGVLILRIDAPLYFSNIKFVIDTIKELVDARSNITSIIIKSESINYIDVTALTELKLFIGKANKKGIEVYMVTVVGPVRDLLFKTSIVDTLGGKQLFVHLYDVMQYINDKESYRYTNKDIANQGNIEERD comes from the coding sequence ATGGGGGCAATTCAAGAGAAATTACCATTCTTATCCTTAATCAAGAATTATAAAAAAGCATATTTAACTGGAGACCTTTCTGCTGGTTTTGCTACAGGAGTATTACTTATTCCACAAGGAATGGCTTATGCAGTTATTGCTGGTGTACCTGTAGAGTATGGTTTGTATGCCTCTTTAATGGCTCCGTTACTTTATTTTTTCTTTGGTTCATCCAATAAATTGGTTATTGGCCCTGCAGCTTTAGACTCCATGTTATTGGCTTCTGGAATGGCAGGAATAGGTATTGCACTTACAGAAACAGCTTATGTTGAACATGTACTTATAATTGTTTTCTTAGCCGGAATTTTTCAATTTATTGCCGGAAATATAAAGTTAGGGTTTATAGCAAACTTCTTTTCAGAGCCATTATTAAAAGGATTTACAACAGCAGCTGCATTATTAATAGGATTTAGCCAGTTTAAACATGTTTTAGGAATAGACCACGAAAGCTCTAATTATTTTCATAAGAATATTATTAATATGATAAATAATTGGCGCCAGTTTGACCTGTTAACTTTTGGTCTTGGTATTTCTACAATCTTAATGATCTTACTTTTAAAACGATTTGATCTATCTAAAATATCAACACCAATAGTAGTAGTAATAGGTATTACTTTAAGTATAGTATTTGATTTAGAAGAGTACGGAATCCATGTTATAGGAACAATTCCAAAAGGATTACCGACTTTTCAATTACTCGATTTTTCTTCTGTAAACCTGTTAGAAATAATCCCCGTGGCATTGGTTGTTGCTATTATTGGGTTTACAGTATCAAATAGTATTTCTAAATCTGTAGATGAGCCTGGTAGTAAAACTAATCCGAATCAAGAATTTATTGCTTTAGGAATTGCCAATGCAGTAGGTGCTTTATTTGGAGGGTATCAAGCAAGTTCGAGTTTTTCTAGAACAGCAATAAATAGTGAATCTGGAGCAAATACGAGAGCATCTAACTTGGTATCTACTGTAATGATTGCATTAGTTTTATTGTTTATGACTCATGTATTTTACTATTTACCTAAAGCAGTTTTAGGTGGGATTATTATTGCTGCAACTCCAAGTTTATTTAGTTTTAATTACTTTAAAAATATCTATTTCTTAAAGAAAAGAGAGTTTGTAGTTGTTATAATCACTTTCTTAACTACAGTAGAATTTGGTGTAATTATAGGGCTTTCAGCTGGTTTATCGGCATCTGTAGCTGTTTTTATGTATCATTCACTTTATCCTCATATGGCAGTATTAGGTAAAATTGAAGGAACTCATATTCATAGAAATATTCTCCGTTTTGAATCGGCGAAAGAAAAAGAAGGCGTATTGATTTTAAGGATAGATGCTCCGCTTTATTTTAGTAATATAAAATTTGTAATTGATACGATTAAAGAACTTGTTGATGCTCGATCCAACATAACATCAATTATTATAAAATCGGAAAGTATTAATTATATAGATGTGACTGCACTCACAGAATTGAAATTATTTATTGGTAAGGCAAATAAAAAAGGAATCGAGGTATATATGGTAACCGTTGTTGGTCCGGTCCGAGATTTACTTTTTAAAACAAGTATAGTAGATACTTTAGGTGGAAAACAATTGTTCGTGCACCTTTACGATGTCATGCAGTATATAAATGACAAGGAATCGTATAGATACACGAACAAAGATATTGCTAACCAAGGAAATATTGAGGAGAGAGATTAA
- a CDS encoding metallophosphoesterase family protein, translated as MKALKLKTKTYIRRFAIGDIHGCYKTFKLLLEDELKITTQDVIFLVGDYIHKGPNSEKVIDYIIDLQKDGYNIFPIRGNHEENLIIKQRTYRPTFARFIAKMNTRYGKSILSKDGELYLKHKEFFKALPYRIQIEDYHIVHAGFNYEAEKPKKDFDAMLNTRKPLPEILPKMLKKRRVIHGHTPISIDKLKQSIAEQSPLINIDSGCAFFKKVTNEQANQLGFLSCFNLDTQELITIRNKDQEPQLLSTVPAYH; from the coding sequence GTGAAAGCATTAAAACTTAAAACAAAAACATATATACGCAGATTTGCTATAGGTGATATTCATGGTTGCTACAAGACTTTTAAACTTCTTTTAGAAGATGAGCTAAAAATCACTACGCAAGATGTTATTTTCTTAGTGGGTGATTATATTCATAAAGGCCCAAATAGTGAAAAGGTTATTGATTATATTATTGATCTACAAAAAGATGGATACAACATCTTTCCCATTAGAGGTAATCACGAAGAAAACTTGATCATTAAACAAAGAACTTACCGTCCCACTTTTGCAAGGTTTATTGCTAAAATGAATACTCGGTATGGAAAATCTATACTAAGTAAAGACGGAGAGTTGTACTTAAAACATAAGGAGTTTTTTAAGGCATTACCTTACAGAATACAAATCGAGGATTATCATATTGTCCATGCAGGGTTCAATTATGAGGCAGAAAAACCAAAGAAGGATTTTGATGCAATGCTTAATACGCGAAAACCTCTACCAGAAATTCTACCTAAAATGTTAAAGAAAAGACGTGTAATCCATGGACATACTCCCATTTCTATTGATAAATTAAAACAAAGTATTGCTGAACAATCTCCTTTAATTAATATTGATTCTGGTTGTGCCTTCTTTAAGAAAGTCACAAATGAGCAAGCAAATCAGCTCGGCTTTTTATCTTGCTTTAACCTGGATACTCAAGAGCTTATCACAATACGAAATAAAGATCAAGAACCTCAATTATTAAGTACCGTTCCTGCATATCATTAA
- a CDS encoding diacylglycerol/lipid kinase family protein, producing the protein MKLLLVVNPISGDIDKEPFLNDAENLLDLYEIEYTVYKTTGKNDLEILKSYIKTVKPHKVASIGGDGTTLFTSIALLGTGIPMGIIPLGSANGMAVELFVDPNPMDALREIIMSDMVRGLDLLKVNGEHYCLHIGDIGVNAQIVNGYSNDPNRGMTTYIKYFLEQLKVKNIIDYKIEIDGEFYQESGIMLAICNARKFGTGVPLNSISNPFDGKFELVAIPEMNFEDLIIVGLSKFDESFLEDANGNVYSAEKATIHFEKTQLLQLDGEVIGDIDTLEIEVLPAAIQYITTKRNTLVS; encoded by the coding sequence ATGAAGCTCTTACTTGTAGTAAACCCAATTTCTGGAGATATAGATAAAGAACCATTTTTAAATGATGCCGAAAACCTTTTGGATCTGTATGAAATTGAATATACCGTTTATAAAACTACGGGTAAAAATGATTTAGAGATTTTAAAGTCTTACATCAAAACGGTAAAGCCTCATAAAGTAGCTTCTATTGGAGGAGATGGGACAACACTTTTTACATCTATTGCTCTGTTAGGTACAGGTATTCCAATGGGAATCATCCCTTTAGGTTCTGCAAACGGCATGGCTGTGGAACTTTTTGTTGATCCTAACCCAATGGATGCTTTGAGAGAAATTATAATGTCTGATATGGTTAGAGGGCTTGATCTTCTTAAAGTAAACGGAGAACATTATTGTTTACACATAGGTGATATTGGTGTAAATGCACAAATAGTAAATGGTTATTCTAATGATCCAAACAGAGGAATGACAACCTATATTAAATACTTTTTAGAGCAATTAAAAGTAAAAAACATTATTGATTATAAAATTGAAATTGATGGTGAATTTTATCAAGAATCTGGAATTATGCTTGCCATTTGTAATGCAAGAAAGTTTGGTACAGGTGTTCCTCTAAACAGTATAAGCAATCCTTTTGATGGTAAATTTGAATTGGTAGCAATACCAGAAATGAATTTTGAAGACCTAATAATTGTAGGTCTTTCTAAATTTGATGAAAGCTTTTTAGAAGATGCAAATGGTAACGTGTATTCTGCAGAGAAAGCAACCATTCATTTTGAGAAAACACAACTACTTCAATTAGATGGTGAAGTAATTGGTGATATTGATACTTTAGAAATTGAAGTTCTCCCAGCAGCAATTCAATACATTACAACAAAAAGAAACACTTTAGTTTCTTAA
- a CDS encoding porin family protein, whose amino-acid sequence MKKVISLFVLFISSLSVYSQEISHFNLIYDVRFDSYTSINPGETDNKFQFDHVFLGVYGAISDQMNYTLQITPLSLSDGANNLSEDIMLANISYTTSNKKWMLTLGKSMVNIGTFEEHVSPNDVYQYSEVGQHLNMFSSGVTVRYTTDSKQQFTYQLVNSVPDSLNNVNLQQNLYWSGHISDHINTSMSLTVEKNNQNTIGHMSNLGVEFLYSDWELDVDYARVININGFLEQTQYQSVPVKLTYKGEKFRPFVEYIYNKLDPMSSTIESNSYTSQSLQTLSLGIEYYPIKNKNWRFHMVAVGNKYDQTNAENLFTEYPPLQLFFGVKIGI is encoded by the coding sequence ATGAAAAAAGTAATAAGTCTATTTGTGCTGTTTATTAGTAGTTTAAGTGTTTATTCTCAAGAAATATCACACTTTAATTTAATTTATGATGTTAGATTTGATAGCTATACATCTATCAATCCTGGAGAAACAGATAATAAATTTCAGTTTGATCACGTATTTTTAGGCGTGTATGGAGCTATCTCAGATCAGATGAATTATACCTTACAAATAACGCCTTTAAGTCTTTCTGATGGGGCTAATAATTTATCAGAAGATATTATGTTAGCCAATATTAGTTATACTACTTCCAATAAAAAATGGATGCTTACATTAGGTAAATCAATGGTGAACATTGGTACTTTTGAAGAGCATGTAAGCCCAAATGATGTCTATCAATACAGTGAGGTTGGACAACATTTAAATATGTTCTCGTCTGGGGTAACAGTTCGTTATACAACAGATTCAAAACAACAATTTACTTATCAGTTAGTAAACTCAGTGCCCGATAGTTTAAACAATGTAAACTTGCAGCAGAACCTCTATTGGTCGGGTCATATATCAGATCATATTAATACGTCAATGAGTTTAACAGTCGAAAAAAATAATCAAAATACTATTGGTCATATGAGCAATCTTGGTGTAGAATTTTTATACTCTGATTGGGAATTAGATGTGGATTACGCTAGAGTTATTAATATTAATGGATTTCTTGAACAGACACAATATCAATCTGTACCTGTTAAATTAACATACAAAGGAGAGAAGTTTCGTCCATTTGTAGAGTATATCTATAATAAGTTAGATCCAATGAGTAGTACTATAGAATCAAATTCATATACTTCTCAGTCATTACAAACACTAAGTTTAGGTATTGAGTATTATCCTATTAAAAATAAAAATTGGAGATTTCATATGGTTGCTGTTGGTAATAAATATGACCAGACCAATGCAGAAAATCTATTTACAGAATACCCACCTCTTCAATTATTTTTTGGAGTAAAAATTGGTATATAA
- a CDS encoding helix-turn-helix domain-containing protein — translation MKKIEFKERDEERIIDFIHKNLGGEIINDNQIVFDNDIVKGQMMVHEEPEYRVTAMDYTAKKATKFKIHHDIKYDLSVHLFLNGVELDQGKKKLALNLPNGFIFLKNEEHFNLKYKEGERKIIITYAINYEKYKINEVMKKLLNLGNYIFHTGNEHTMIWKKSVSEKMRSEIDPIIKRAWVRVKLTELKLLVDNILLHIDDKKDTHLFSNYELETVYSIRDFMHDNLRNKISVESFIKEYGINKIKLNNIFKAVLGNTMYKYYQEKKVESLRVEIMTTSKTITELSYEFSYTDVNHLTKSFVSHYGISPSEMRKSKHKL, via the coding sequence ATGAAAAAGATAGAATTTAAGGAAAGAGACGAAGAACGAATTATTGATTTTATTCATAAAAATCTTGGAGGAGAAATTATTAATGATAATCAAATAGTATTTGATAATGATATCGTTAAAGGGCAGATGATGGTACATGAAGAGCCAGAGTATAGGGTTACTGCAATGGATTATACTGCAAAGAAAGCAACAAAATTTAAAATTCATCATGATATTAAATATGATCTATCTGTACATCTATTTTTAAATGGAGTAGAGCTAGATCAAGGCAAAAAGAAATTGGCACTTAACCTTCCTAATGGTTTTATCTTTTTAAAGAATGAAGAACATTTTAATTTGAAGTACAAAGAAGGCGAAAGAAAAATTATAATAACTTATGCCATAAACTATGAAAAATATAAAATAAATGAAGTGATGAAAAAACTTCTAAATCTAGGGAATTATATATTCCATACAGGAAATGAACATACTATGATTTGGAAGAAATCGGTATCAGAAAAGATGCGAAGTGAAATTGACCCAATAATTAAAAGAGCATGGGTTCGGGTAAAATTAACAGAGTTAAAGCTTTTAGTAGATAATATTCTACTTCACATTGACGATAAAAAAGATACACACCTTTTTTCTAATTATGAACTAGAAACTGTTTACAGTATTAGAGACTTTATGCATGACAACCTGCGTAATAAAATCTCTGTAGAATCTTTTATTAAAGAATATGGTATTAATAAAATTAAGCTGAATAATATTTTTAAGGCTGTTTTAGGTAATACGATGTACAAGTATTATCAAGAGAAAAAAGTTGAAAGTTTAAGAGTGGAAATTATGACTACTTCAAAAACGATTACAGAATTGTCTTATGAGTTCTCTTACACAGATGTTAATCATTTAACGAAAAGCTTTGTGTCTCATTATGGAATTTCACCATCTGAAATGAGAAAATCGAAACATAAATTATAA
- a CDS encoding thioredoxin family protein codes for MKKVVKVLHQSCCGVNPNIKNQLKRIAAENNVAIDVLDVTDMMETMQYGTMDFPSIVVDGKVHSYRQNNTDEAVKEMLTA; via the coding sequence ATGAAAAAAGTAGTAAAAGTATTGCACCAATCTTGTTGTGGAGTTAACCCTAACATCAAAAATCAACTAAAAAGAATTGCTGCAGAAAACAATGTAGCAATTGATGTACTCGATGTTACAGACATGATGGAAACAATGCAATATGGCACAATGGATTTTCCATCTATAGTAGTTGATGGTAAGGTACATTCTTACAGACAAAACAATACAGATGAAGCTGTAAAAGAAATGCTTACAGCATAA
- a CDS encoding permease, with translation MESLLIKAADYLVYQLLGIGAETTLGSALHYFLVSTTHIVLLVIIITYLMGIIQSYLPLNKIRAYLENNKKFGVGNILASILGAITPFCSCSSIPLFVGMMQSRIPLGIALSFLITSPLVNEVAIALFLVTYGIKFTVVYVLFGILLGVIGGIVLDKLGMAKYVADWVQNLAETHAIEEEDKRSLKERLPEIHKETVQTLKKLIPYITVGLAIGSFIHGYVPAEFFQKYISADNPFAVPIAVLTAIPLYIDAVGILPVIDTLVAKGVPMGTAIAFMMGAVGLSLPEALLLKKVMKKQLIFAFFGTIGFGMILAGYFFNIMFS, from the coding sequence ATGGAAAGTTTATTAATAAAAGCAGCAGATTACCTTGTTTATCAATTGCTAGGTATTGGAGCAGAAACCACTCTTGGTAGTGCCTTGCATTATTTCTTAGTTAGCACAACTCACATTGTCTTATTGGTTATTATTATAACGTATTTAATGGGTATTATTCAAAGTTATCTCCCATTAAATAAAATTAGGGCCTATTTAGAAAATAATAAAAAATTCGGGGTTGGAAATATATTAGCATCTATATTAGGTGCTATTACTCCATTCTGTTCTTGCTCATCTATTCCTCTTTTTGTTGGAATGATGCAATCTAGAATCCCTTTAGGCATTGCATTGTCTTTCTTAATAACATCTCCTTTAGTTAACGAAGTAGCAATTGCATTGTTCTTAGTTACATATGGAATAAAATTCACAGTAGTTTATGTCCTTTTTGGTATTCTACTAGGTGTTATAGGAGGTATAGTTCTTGATAAATTAGGCATGGCAAAATATGTTGCTGATTGGGTACAAAACCTAGCAGAAACACATGCTATTGAAGAAGAAGATAAACGTAGTTTAAAAGAACGTCTTCCTGAAATACATAAAGAAACAGTACAAACATTAAAAAAGTTGATTCCCTACATTACAGTTGGGTTAGCTATTGGTTCTTTTATACATGGATACGTTCCTGCAGAATTTTTCCAAAAATACATTAGTGCAGATAATCCATTTGCTGTTCCTATTGCTGTGCTTACAGCTATTCCATTATATATTGATGCTGTTGGAATTTTACCAGTAATAGATACATTAGTTGCTAAAGGTGTACCAATGGGAACTGCCATAGCATTTATGATGGGTGCAGTTGGTTTATCATTACCAGAAGCTTTACTTCTAAAAAAGGTAATGAAAAAACAATTGATTTTTGCCTTCTTCGGAACAATTGGATTTGGGATGATACTAGCAGGTTATTTCTTTAATATAATGTTCAGTTAA
- a CDS encoding transposase: protein MESRAFIGPILSKMSDLRKSKVNFLTECFILFLSIKGKINFLQLSRYGSYSEKTYRNNFESGFSFSEFNHHLINEHCGDEKIIAFDPVYLSKSGKKTYGLGKYWSGCAGKAQKGLDLSGIGIVDVESRNAFHYDAIQTPSITELKEKGMSLVDHYASTLLTHKEQLLTHSKYVVADAYFAKEKFVRPLDEAGFTVLSRFRGDMNARYLFEGPKTGKRGRPKKFNGKVDWKNIDLDIFQLEDDTDLYYLYSAKIYSVALKREVMIALVQFKNQKLKQKIFFSTDLNQEAFQIFNYYRLRFHIEFLFRDAKQHTSLTGCQGISKNKIHFHTNMALTSVSIAKAFHWINQEKKERGPFSMANIKTLYFNELILKKIFSVFRIDVDVEKNKQQFEMIRKLGQIAA from the coding sequence ATGGAAAGCAGAGCTTTCATAGGACCAATATTATCAAAAATGTCTGACTTAAGAAAAAGTAAAGTCAACTTTTTAACAGAATGTTTTATACTCTTCTTGAGTATCAAGGGGAAAATTAATTTTCTTCAGTTATCAAGGTATGGTTCATATAGTGAAAAAACTTACCGAAATAATTTCGAATCAGGTTTTTCTTTTTCAGAATTTAATCATCATTTGATCAATGAACATTGTGGTGATGAAAAAATAATAGCTTTCGATCCTGTTTACCTCAGTAAAAGTGGTAAGAAAACCTATGGTTTAGGGAAATATTGGTCCGGATGTGCTGGTAAAGCTCAAAAAGGATTGGATTTATCAGGTATTGGAATTGTTGATGTAGAAAGTCGTAATGCCTTTCATTATGATGCAATCCAAACGCCTTCAATTACAGAATTAAAGGAGAAAGGCATGAGTTTAGTTGACCATTATGCATCCACTTTGCTTACACATAAAGAGCAATTATTGACGCATTCTAAGTATGTTGTAGCTGATGCTTATTTTGCAAAAGAAAAGTTTGTTCGACCATTAGATGAGGCTGGCTTTACTGTACTTAGTCGATTTAGAGGTGATATGAATGCAAGGTATTTATTTGAAGGACCAAAAACAGGAAAACGCGGTAGACCTAAAAAATTCAACGGAAAAGTAGACTGGAAAAATATTGATCTCGATATTTTTCAGTTAGAAGATGATACAGACTTATATTATTTGTACTCTGCAAAAATTTATAGCGTTGCTTTAAAAAGAGAAGTAATGATTGCACTTGTTCAATTTAAAAATCAAAAGCTCAAGCAAAAAATATTCTTTTCAACAGATCTAAATCAAGAGGCCTTCCAAATTTTCAATTATTACAGATTACGTTTTCACATAGAATTTCTTTTTCGAGATGCAAAACAGCATACAAGTCTTACAGGTTGTCAAGGAATAAGTAAAAATAAAATTCATTTTCATACTAATATGGCACTTACTTCTGTCTCAATTGCTAAGGCTTTTCATTGGATCAATCAAGAAAAAAAGGAAAGAGGACCCTTTTCAATGGCTAACATAAAAACACTCTATTTCAATGAGTTAATACTAAAAAAGATTTTTAGTGTATTTCGAATTGATGTAGATGTTGAAAAAAATAAACAGCAATTTGAGATGATTCGAAAATTAGGTCAAATTGCTGCTTGA
- a CDS encoding mercuric transporter MerT family protein, translating to MLLEKYIILPKYWLMKTLFNSVTAVFAALLASTCCVGPLLSIVGLLGISAASLTWLISIKPYLISLSLLLTFYNLYLAYQPKKDTSCYSVNNEHQQLSKTEKQTVYFFQSKTFLWGVAIVTLFTIVLPYINL from the coding sequence TTGCTGCTTGAAAAATATATTATTTTACCGAAGTATTGGTTAATGAAAACTTTATTTAATTCAGTAACGGCGGTATTTGCCGCCTTACTGGCATCTACATGTTGTGTTGGTCCGTTACTTTCAATTGTAGGATTATTAGGCATTTCAGCAGCATCACTCACTTGGTTAATTAGTATTAAGCCTTACTTAATTAGTTTAAGTTTATTGCTTACATTTTATAATTTATACTTGGCCTATCAACCCAAGAAAGATACTTCTTGTTATTCTGTAAATAATGAACATCAGCAACTAAGTAAAACAGAAAAGCAGACAGTATACTTCTTCCAATCAAAGACATTTTTATGGGGTGTAGCCATCGTTACACTATTCACCATTGTCTTACCTTACATCAACCTATAA
- a CDS encoding heavy-metal-associated domain-containing protein translates to MKEIIIISSLLLATVTSCTTSTKKHETEIVVTTEQTQKTFKLKKFKSSCCVGIVQYSLKELDGFIMMKPNLDKSEITVWYDQNKSSEKEIVKAINTTPYKVI, encoded by the coding sequence ATGAAAGAAATAATAATAATTAGCAGCCTATTATTAGCAACAGTAACTTCTTGTACAACTAGCACAAAGAAGCATGAAACTGAAATTGTAGTGACAACTGAACAAACTCAGAAAACATTTAAACTTAAAAAGTTCAAATCTAGTTGCTGTGTTGGAATAGTACAGTATTCTTTAAAAGAATTAGATGGTTTTATAATGATGAAACCTAACTTAGATAAATCTGAAATTACTGTTTGGTATGATCAGAATAAATCATCAGAAAAAGAAATTGTAAAAGCAATCAATACAACTCCTTATAAAGTGATATAA
- a CDS encoding sigma-70 family RNA polymerase sigma factor: MENKQCSNMNEIVVDYYDYIHSFINKKLKNKEDVDDLTQEVMVKLTEACSKPSEIQNLKAWLFQVARNVIYAYYQSHKLDTESLMEETSFVDHKEESIGTADYIISMINLLPQEYGEPLKWADIEGLPQQQIADKLGIGLSGAKMRIQRARKKLLELFNQCCDIEYDAKGNFVSCSVNNSCESKDQIKLSLENDN, from the coding sequence ATGGAAAATAAGCAGTGTAGTAACATGAATGAGATTGTAGTAGATTACTATGACTATATTCACTCGTTCATCAATAAGAAACTAAAGAACAAAGAAGATGTAGATGATTTAACCCAAGAGGTAATGGTTAAACTTACAGAAGCTTGTTCTAAACCATCAGAAATTCAAAACTTAAAAGCATGGTTATTTCAAGTAGCTAGAAATGTAATCTATGCCTATTATCAATCGCATAAATTAGATACAGAAAGTTTAATGGAAGAGACTTCTTTTGTAGACCACAAAGAAGAAAGTATAGGCACTGCAGATTATATAATCTCAATGATAAACCTTTTGCCTCAGGAATATGGAGAACCTTTAAAATGGGCAGATATAGAAGGCTTACCTCAACAACAAATTGCCGATAAATTAGGAATAGGTCTTTCTGGTGCTAAGATGAGAATCCAAAGAGCACGCAAGAAATTATTAGAACTTTTTAATCAGTGTTGTGATATAGAATATGATGCAAAAGGGAATTTTGTAAGCTGTTCTGTCAACAATAGTTGTGAGAGTAAGGATCAAATTAAATTAAGCCTTGAAAATGACAATTGA
- a CDS encoding MBL fold metallo-hydrolase has protein sequence MKTFFKRLALLFAVIIAAFLIYGFGFLYLSPEFGGTQTEEDIIRYKASGHYNDDGFFNLIPTSLDMSLSSLWETIQAYADGIENSRPSEDIVPNKITEKALLANDSLTRITWFGHSAFLLEIDTKKILVDPMLGQVAAPHPMLGENRYSKELPIAIDQLPTIDAIIISHDHYDHLDYKSIEKLKHKVEEYYVPLGVGAHFRAWGIPSEKIHEMNWWQEANFKELTIVLTPSRHFSGRGITDRNKTMWGSWVIEGKHQKVFFSGDGGYANHFKEIGEKYGPFDIALMECGQYNKNWAQIHMMPEESAQAAVDVNAKVMMPVHWGAFTLSLHSWTDPVERVTIKAKELNMPLTTPEIGEVFIVGDGNVYPTSKWWENY, from the coding sequence TTGAAAACTTTCTTTAAACGATTAGCATTATTATTTGCTGTTATTATCGCAGCATTTTTAATTTACGGTTTTGGTTTTTTATATCTCAGTCCAGAATTTGGAGGCACTCAAACAGAAGAAGATATTATTCGTTATAAGGCATCAGGTCATTATAATGACGATGGCTTTTTTAACTTGATTCCAACATCTTTAGATATGAGCTTATCGTCACTTTGGGAAACTATACAAGCCTATGCAGATGGTATAGAAAATTCACGTCCATCAGAAGATATTGTTCCAAATAAAATTACGGAAAAAGCCCTTTTAGCCAACGACTCTCTAACAAGAATAACATGGTTTGGACATTCTGCATTTCTTTTAGAAATAGATACTAAAAAGATACTTGTAGATCCAATGTTAGGACAAGTTGCTGCTCCTCATCCAATGTTAGGTGAAAATAGATACAGTAAAGAATTACCTATAGCCATAGATCAGTTACCAACAATTGATGCGATCATTATATCACATGATCATTATGATCACCTCGATTATAAATCAATTGAAAAATTGAAACACAAAGTAGAAGAGTATTATGTTCCTTTAGGAGTTGGCGCTCACTTTAGAGCTTGGGGAATTCCATCAGAAAAAATCCATGAAATGAACTGGTGGCAAGAAGCGAATTTTAAAGAATTAACGATTGTTCTTACTCCATCAAGACATTTTTCTGGAAGAGGAATAACGGATAGAAATAAAACAATGTGGGGTTCTTGGGTGATTGAAGGCAAGCACCAAAAAGTATTTTTTAGTGGTGATGGTGGTTATGCAAATCATTTTAAAGAAATAGGAGAGAAGTATGGTCCATTTGATATTGCTTTAATGGAATGTGGACAATACAATAAGAATTGGGCTCAAATACATATGATGCCAGAAGAATCTGCTCAAGCTGCAGTAGATGTAAATGCAAAAGTGATGATGCCTGTACATTGGGGTGCTTTTACATTATCGTTACATTCTTGGACAGATCCTGTTGAAAGAGTAACCATTAAGGCAAAAGAATTAAATATGCCGTTAACCACTCCAGAAATAGGAGAAGTTTTTATTGTAGGTGATGGAAATGTATATCCAACTTCTAAATGGTGGGAAAACTATTAA